One Methanolobus sp. WCC4 DNA segment encodes these proteins:
- a CDS encoding diphthine--ammonia ligase, producing the protein MCSITGFFDNDNAVEHTLSALEITKNRGLDGIGIHTGTGLYRAKTVDLLDIESSGQMNVLGHRLHSMVNFVLQPIAYKGTIVANCEIYNWKELGEKYGIDAENDTDLLIQLIEKRLGDAGTDAASDNDTMKVIDKVLKEVIGVYAFAYWIDDAVYIARDIVGIKPLWYSSSTGFAFASEKKALARNGYADIKELNPREILAYRIDSNGIDTTDNSGNIEKYNREFFSITPEHEGSIDEVEAKMHELLEDAVSIRMPEEKFGILFSGGLDSTIIAYMCKMMGKEPGVDFTCYTAGLSGVQLPPDIEYAKRMAEELGLDLRIKTIGLEEVEEYLKDVVPLVEDSNVPKVGVALTMYAACVAAKEDGIRVMFSGSGADEVFAGYDRHKRSTDIARDCYADVLKIYEKNTYRDDVVSMNNNIELRVPYLDKHFVDYCLKIPPEYKINEEQNKLILRMLADEIGIPSDVSQRRKQAAQYGSRFDKAIGKLAKKAGCKTKTDYLKQFYGKPNLKLGVLFSSGKDSNYAMHVMQQQNYSIECLITIKSQNLDSYMFHTPNIDLARLQAEAMEMPLIEEMTKGEKEKELDDMKRAIIRAKDEFGIEGVVTGALYSNYQRERIERVCDELGLKAFSPLWHIDQEKEMYQLLDLGFEFIFSSIAAYGLDKNWVGRIITENDIKKLVKLNEKIGLNVAGEGGEFESFVTDGPMYHKKIEIREMEVIERDEYTAKVVINDAVLVDKD; encoded by the coding sequence ATGTGCTCTATTACAGGTTTTTTTGATAACGACAATGCAGTTGAACATACACTCAGTGCCCTTGAGATAACAAAGAACAGAGGACTTGACGGGATAGGTATCCACACTGGAACAGGCCTTTACCGTGCAAAGACCGTTGACCTGCTCGACATAGAGAGTAGCGGTCAAATGAATGTTCTCGGACATCGCCTGCATTCCATGGTGAACTTCGTACTCCAGCCAATAGCATATAAGGGAACGATCGTTGCAAACTGCGAGATCTACAACTGGAAAGAACTTGGAGAAAAATATGGCATCGATGCAGAGAACGATACCGACCTGCTGATACAGCTCATCGAGAAACGACTTGGTGATGCGGGAACTGATGCAGCCTCAGACAACGATACAATGAAGGTCATCGATAAGGTGCTGAAAGAGGTCATCGGTGTCTACGCTTTCGCTTACTGGATTGATGATGCGGTATACATCGCCAGAGATATCGTCGGCATAAAACCGCTCTGGTACAGCAGTTCGACGGGATTCGCATTCGCCTCGGAGAAGAAGGCACTTGCAAGGAACGGATATGCAGATATCAAAGAACTCAACCCCAGGGAGATACTGGCCTACAGAATAGACAGTAATGGCATTGATACAACTGATAACTCTGGTAACATTGAGAAATACAACCGTGAGTTCTTCTCAATTACTCCAGAGCATGAGGGTAGCATCGATGAAGTAGAAGCGAAAATGCATGAGCTTCTTGAAGATGCGGTTTCCATAAGAATGCCTGAAGAGAAGTTCGGAATACTCTTTTCCGGCGGTCTCGACTCGACCATAATCGCATACATGTGCAAAATGATGGGAAAAGAACCCGGAGTTGACTTCACATGTTACACCGCAGGTCTTTCAGGAGTACAGTTGCCACCGGACATCGAGTATGCCAAAAGGATGGCAGAGGAACTTGGACTTGACCTTAGGATCAAGACCATAGGTCTGGAAGAGGTTGAGGAATATCTCAAAGATGTGGTCCCGCTTGTTGAGGACAGTAACGTACCAAAGGTCGGTGTTGCACTCACCATGTACGCAGCATGTGTCGCTGCAAAGGAAGATGGCATCAGGGTCATGTTCTCAGGTTCCGGCGCCGATGAGGTATTCGCGGGCTATGACCGTCACAAGCGCTCCACCGACATTGCAAGGGATTGTTATGCAGATGTACTGAAGATCTACGAGAAGAACACCTATCGTGACGATGTCGTCTCTATGAACAACAACATAGAGCTGCGTGTTCCTTATCTTGACAAACATTTTGTGGACTATTGCCTGAAGATCCCACCGGAATACAAGATAAACGAGGAACAGAACAAACTCATACTCCGCATGCTTGCAGATGAGATAGGCATTCCATCCGATGTCAGCCAGCGCAGGAAACAGGCCGCCCAGTACGGTAGCAGGTTCGACAAGGCCATCGGTAAACTTGCAAAGAAGGCAGGATGTAAGACAAAAACAGATTACCTGAAGCAGTTCTACGGAAAGCCAAACCTGAAGCTTGGAGTATTGTTCAGTTCAGGCAAGGACAGCAACTATGCCATGCATGTGATGCAGCAGCAGAATTATTCCATTGAGTGCCTTATCACGATCAAGAGCCAGAACCTTGATTCATATATGTTCCATACCCCTAACATCGACCTTGCACGTCTGCAGGCAGAGGCAATGGAAATGCCACTGATCGAAGAAATGACAAAGGGTGAGAAGGAGAAGGAACTTGATGACATGAAAAGAGCCATCATCCGTGCCAAGGACGAGTTCGGAATCGAAGGAGTTGTCACCGGTGCCCTCTATTCGAATTACCAGCGTGAGAGGATAGAAAGAGTATGTGACGAACTCGGGCTGAAGGCTTTCTCACCCCTGTGGCACATCGACCAGGAAAAAGAGATGTACCAGTTACTTGACCTCGGATTCGAGTTCATTTTCAGCAGTATAGCCGCTTACGGCCTTGATAAAAACTGGGTCGGACGTATCATCACCGAGAATGATATTAAGAAGCTCGTCAAGCTCAACGAGAAAATCGGCCTGAACGTAGCAGGCGAAGGCGGCGAGTTCGAGAGTTTCGTGACCGACGGACCGATGTATCACAAAAAGATAGAGATCAGGGAAATGGAAGTCATTGAGCGGGATGAGTACACTGCAAAGGTGGTTATTAATGATGCAGTGTTGGTGGATAAGGATTGA
- a CDS encoding CDP-alcohol phosphatidyltransferase family protein — MFNDQKNAVRESILPFVRWVPLSPNSLTIIGLLISAWAAYQFAKGDLLGGALLILFSGFFDMIDGAVARAKECMTSFGAVLDSVCDRYADAIIFVGIIYGTISGTITQTTLLSIPLWLWVAFAMIGSYLVSYVRSRAETAGASAMNVGIAERPERMMLLILGALTGYLGESILIIVVLTHITIVQRVIHAKKELA, encoded by the coding sequence ATGTTCAATGACCAGAAGAATGCAGTAAGGGAATCGATATTACCGTTTGTAAGATGGGTGCCGTTATCTCCAAACTCACTGACTATCATTGGTCTGCTTATCAGTGCCTGGGCTGCATATCAGTTCGCTAAAGGTGATCTCCTGGGTGGTGCTCTGTTGATCCTCTTCAGCGGGTTCTTCGATATGATCGATGGTGCCGTTGCCAGGGCAAAGGAATGCATGACCTCTTTTGGCGCAGTGCTGGATTCCGTGTGTGACCGCTATGCCGATGCTATCATTTTTGTGGGTATCATCTATGGGACCATTTCAGGCACTATAACACAGACAACACTTCTCTCGATTCCTTTATGGCTCTGGGTCGCATTCGCTATGATCGGATCCTATCTTGTGAGCTATGTACGTTCAAGGGCAGAGACCGCAGGTGCCAGCGCCATGAATGTAGGCATTGCTGAAAGGCCGGAAAGGATGATGCTTCTTATTCTGGGTGCACTTACAGGTTACCTTGGTGAGTCCATTCTGATCATAGTTGTCCTTACGCACATAACAATTGTACAGCGTGTGATCCATGCAAAGAAGGAACTTGCGTAA
- the purS gene encoding phosphoribosylformylglycinamidine synthase subunit PurS: MQYQADVTIELKTGMLDPEGTTIKRALEHLGYETDSVRTAKKYTIDLQAENIHDARETVEEMCQKLIANPIIHNYAISLRELQ, translated from the coding sequence ATGCAATATCAGGCAGATGTAACCATTGAACTTAAGACCGGTATGCTTGACCCTGAAGGTACAACCATTAAAAGGGCACTTGAACACCTGGGATACGAGACCGATAGTGTCAGGACAGCAAAGAAGTACACCATCGACCTTCAGGCAGAGAACATCCACGACGCAAGGGAAACCGTCGAGGAGATGTGCCAGAAACTTATCGCTAATCCGATCATCCACAATTATGCTATATCCCTGAGGGAACTACAATGA
- the purQ gene encoding phosphoribosylformylglycinamidine synthase subunit PurQ, translated as MSIGIVQFGGSNCDLDVLHVLKDVLGVDAELVWYKEESLERFEGIVIPGGFSYGDYLRAGAIAARTPIMASVKKLAAEGKPVIGICNGFQVLTESGLLEGALTTNEYPKFRCEPTYLRVETTDTPFTSKFKKGEVVSIPIAHMEGNFYADEATLSSLEDNGQVAFRYVDKEGKLTDEANPNGSQENIAGIVSAKKNVLGMMPHPERASEEILGSKDGLKVFESMVEFISNK; from the coding sequence ATGAGCATCGGTATTGTACAGTTTGGTGGAAGCAATTGTGACCTTGATGTGTTGCACGTCCTGAAGGACGTTCTCGGAGTTGACGCTGAACTTGTATGGTACAAGGAAGAAAGTCTGGAACGCTTCGAAGGTATCGTCATCCCTGGAGGATTCTCATACGGTGACTATCTCAGGGCAGGCGCGATCGCAGCACGTACGCCGATAATGGCATCCGTCAAGAAACTCGCAGCAGAAGGCAAACCTGTTATTGGTATCTGCAATGGTTTCCAGGTCCTCACGGAATCAGGACTCCTTGAAGGTGCACTGACAACCAACGAGTATCCTAAGTTCAGATGCGAACCAACATACCTCAGGGTCGAGACAACGGACACACCTTTCACTTCTAAGTTCAAGAAGGGTGAGGTTGTAAGCATCCCTATCGCTCACATGGAAGGTAACTTCTATGCGGACGAAGCCACACTTTCAAGCCTTGAGGACAATGGTCAGGTAGCTTTCAGATATGTCGATAAGGAAGGCAAATTGACCGACGAGGCAAACCCTAACGGCTCACAGGAGAACATCGCAGGTATCGTAAGCGCCAAGAAGAACGTACTTGGTATGATGCCACACCCCGAAAGAGCATCCGAGGAAATACTCGGTTCAAAGGATGGCCTCAAAGTCTTCGAATCAATGGTGGAGTTCATCTCCAACAAGTGA
- the rnhB gene encoding ribonuclease HII, giving the protein MKIAGIDEAGKGPVIGPMCVGGVLIDDAKVNTLKNLGVADSKKISKKKRPQLAGQIEKYSDNVFIFEISASQIDELRTLMSMNDIMVVAFSKVLGQLHPETAYVDAADVNEERFGRRLLEEYRKTSPEKADELTIVSKHQADATYPVVSAASIVAKVRRDELIEELKAEYQVDFGSGYPSDPKTKKFLSEWYEENGDLPDFVRHSWKTAENIMQTEGSDKD; this is encoded by the coding sequence ATGAAGATAGCCGGAATTGATGAAGCTGGAAAAGGACCGGTCATAGGACCCATGTGTGTCGGAGGAGTACTTATCGATGATGCGAAGGTAAATACACTGAAGAACCTTGGCGTGGCAGACTCGAAGAAGATAAGCAAGAAGAAAAGACCCCAGCTTGCCGGCCAGATAGAGAAGTACTCGGATAACGTGTTCATATTTGAGATATCAGCCAGTCAGATAGATGAACTGAGGACATTAATGAGCATGAATGACATCATGGTGGTCGCATTCTCTAAAGTACTCGGACAGCTTCATCCAGAGACCGCCTATGTTGACGCTGCAGACGTGAACGAGGAGAGGTTTGGCCGACGACTCCTTGAAGAGTACAGGAAGACATCTCCTGAGAAAGCAGATGAACTGACGATAGTCTCAAAGCATCAGGCTGATGCCACCTATCCTGTAGTATCCGCTGCTTCGATCGTAGCGAAAGTCCGCAGGGACGAGTTGATAGAAGAGCTCAAAGCAGAATATCAGGTGGACTTTGGAAGTGGTTATCCTTCCGACCCGAAGACAAAGAAGTTCCTTTCTGAGTGGTATGAAGAGAATGGTGACCTGCCTGATTTCGTGAGGCATTCCTGGAAGACTGCAGAGAATATAATGCAGACAGAAGGTTCTGATAAGGACTGA
- a CDS encoding type II secretion system F family protein, with product MTETEETPEELIGNDLENVVSDETPDIQETVTEDVDKGKKKRSKRRKKSFDIDNYTKTILIYISILKRIPFTLIGDKIQARKETYENLQKQLNQARIPISHEMYISDTIFYSIAAGIIGAIIGLFLTYTVIVLVGLPDQITNLTFGPRMAPLLAFKEIFLGAFITIVFMIGMGGVVYALFMLLPGLQASERKGKIDMQLPYAVTFMYALSKGGMNIIDVFRAIADSEDTYGEVSKEVDSIVRDMDYFGHDLRTALTNASEITPSDRFQDLMYNLLTVIDSGGNIPNYFRDKSEQYLIKAEVDQKGFLETLGLLAESYVTAFVAGPLFIIIMGVMMAVMGSGTGTMVYAIIYAVLPIGSIMFVVMISIITPTEMGEPKLLPTNETLDHGIPDVPKYLEQVYDENGELIDETEDKVRNRGYFEGFIGSKKTLSLKRIIQNPLSPMFRNPLASLAITIPIAILVIMLPLLMNINRLQTLPLLVDFVDDLIVFALFIVIIPLSIFHEIKARKKRKLESNFPDFLKKLASTNETGMTLRDSIRLMAKSKTDNLSSEIRKIWNDIYWGLEINDGLIRFANRLRTQVVTRSLSLITKANESSGDIGEVLMVAARDAASEQSMRRERSMSMMIYIVIIYISFLVFVGVIFVISTTFLTEMAEAGQRMAESGSSSGGFLGNFDLEVYTRLFKHAAIIQGLSSGLMAGAMGEGSVMSGLKHSTIMIAIGYTIFTLFI from the coding sequence ATGACCGAGACCGAAGAAACTCCTGAAGAACTGATCGGGAACGATCTTGAAAATGTCGTTTCAGATGAGACTCCGGACATTCAGGAAACTGTTACGGAAGATGTCGACAAAGGCAAGAAGAAAAGATCGAAGAGACGAAAAAAGAGTTTCGATATCGACAATTACACTAAGACCATACTTATATACATAAGTATCCTGAAAAGGATCCCTTTCACCCTTATAGGTGATAAGATCCAGGCCAGAAAGGAAACCTATGAGAATCTCCAGAAGCAACTGAACCAGGCCCGTATCCCCATCTCACACGAGATGTACATATCAGATACGATATTCTATTCCATTGCAGCAGGTATTATAGGTGCGATCATCGGTCTTTTCCTTACATATACTGTGATCGTACTGGTTGGATTACCGGACCAGATAACTAATCTGACATTTGGTCCAAGGATGGCGCCACTCCTTGCATTCAAGGAGATATTCCTTGGAGCATTCATAACCATAGTGTTCATGATAGGAATGGGCGGAGTGGTCTATGCACTTTTCATGCTCCTGCCGGGATTGCAGGCAAGCGAGAGGAAAGGAAAGATAGACATGCAGCTTCCTTATGCTGTCACTTTCATGTATGCTCTGAGCAAGGGTGGAATGAACATCATCGATGTGTTCAGGGCCATTGCAGATTCAGAGGACACATACGGTGAAGTGTCAAAGGAAGTCGATTCCATTGTTAGGGACATGGACTATTTCGGACACGACCTCAGGACCGCACTTACCAATGCCTCTGAGATAACACCATCCGACAGGTTCCAGGACCTTATGTACAACCTTCTCACTGTTATCGACAGTGGAGGGAATATCCCGAATTATTTCCGTGACAAGTCAGAGCAATACCTTATCAAGGCAGAAGTGGACCAGAAAGGTTTCCTTGAAACACTGGGTCTTCTTGCAGAATCCTATGTGACCGCATTTGTGGCAGGCCCACTGTTCATTATCATCATGGGAGTCATGATGGCTGTAATGGGCTCAGGGACAGGCACAATGGTCTATGCCATCATCTACGCAGTACTTCCAATAGGCTCCATCATGTTCGTTGTTATGATCAGCATAATAACACCGACGGAGATGGGAGAACCGAAGCTACTTCCTACGAATGAGACACTGGACCATGGCATACCTGATGTCCCAAAGTACCTCGAACAGGTCTACGATGAGAACGGAGAGCTTATCGATGAGACCGAGGACAAGGTCCGTAACAGAGGATACTTTGAAGGTTTCATCGGGTCCAAGAAGACACTCTCACTCAAAAGGATAATACAGAACCCCCTTTCACCGATGTTCAGGAACCCGCTAGCATCACTGGCCATCACAATACCTATTGCGATACTTGTGATCATGCTACCATTGCTCATGAACATCAACAGGCTTCAAACTCTTCCACTCCTTGTGGATTTCGTTGATGACCTCATAGTATTCGCATTGTTCATAGTCATCATCCCGCTTTCGATATTCCATGAGATAAAAGCAAGGAAGAAGAGAAAGCTTGAAAGCAATTTCCCGGATTTCCTCAAGAAGCTTGCCAGTACCAATGAGACCGGTATGACCCTCAGGGATTCTATCAGGCTCATGGCAAAGTCAAAGACAGATAACCTCAGCAGCGAGATCAGGAAGATATGGAATGACATCTACTGGGGACTTGAGATCAACGACGGGTTGATAAGGTTCGCAAACCGCCTGAGAACACAGGTCGTCACAAGGTCACTTTCACTTATCACCAAGGCAAATGAATCCAGTGGTGATATCGGGGAAGTGCTTATGGTAGCCGCAAGGGACGCAGCCTCAGAGCAGAGTATGAGAAGGGAACGTTCCATGAGCATGATGATCTACATCGTTATCATCTATATCTCATTCCTGGTGTTCGTTGGTGTTATCTTCGTCATATCCACCACCTTCCTGACAGAGATGGCAGAAGCAGGCCAGCGGATGGCAGAGTCAGGTTCATCATCCGGAGGATTCCTTGGTAACTTCGACCTTGAGGTATACACACGTCTCTTCAAGCATGCAGCCATCATCCAGGGACTCAGTTCAGGACTCATGGCAGGTGCAATGGGAGAAGGCAGTGTTATGTCAGGACTCAAGCACTCCACCATAATGATAGCCATTGGTTACACGATATTCACATTGTTCATCTGA
- a CDS encoding type II/IV secretion system ATPase subunit gives MDDAQLNASEKVEGDGEKDDGMQEDELVENETSDDETTSILEEISRIKEDEEKFEKDFAHILDKTAIDTSEDDSEEEDENTSTEEDDASENNILEEEEDLEIGILLPRSPNFGPPKKPLIDIKDEEEEETSEDMDEDISIDEKEEEKEITLQPEEESEVGEDTSEEPELLSDAGDEVEAEKAVADKEEKGEPGVLDKIKQLFKQKEMVIEPYDPEVHGPITEFKGVEGYEEVERYWVNEPYAFIVILYNEDKNNHLYYIVEPELTDFETTFLNEIKDRLRDVLLVEDIDEEEDDREAVLDSKIRSIIQDYAIEITPDMLEKISYYIKRDFVRFGKIDALMMDDSIEDVSGNGHDVPIFLYHRAHHNIATNVVYHEDELNSFIIQMAQRSGKHISVAEPMVDATMPDGSRIQMTLGTSVTAHGSTFTIRKFSDTPITPVDLIKWGTFSSESMAYLWLCIENNKSLIYAGGTASGKTSSLNAVSLFIPEKAKIITLEDTRELKLPHPNWIPSVTRDSFTADERGAVDMYDLLKAALRQRPEFLLVGEVRGKEALTLFQAMSTGHTTFSTMHADSVASAIHRLENPPISVPRTMIQALDIMSIQSQTYSKGKRVRRNIKLVEIIDIDPNTRNIRTNDIFVWDSESDMFIRTGESKAVFDIKMRRGWNQGKVDQELYYRQKILEHMVNNGINDFQEISDIINAYQSTPEKVLRKLGLE, from the coding sequence ATGGACGATGCTCAATTAAATGCTTCAGAGAAGGTAGAAGGCGACGGGGAAAAGGATGATGGCATGCAGGAAGATGAATTAGTTGAGAATGAAACATCGGATGATGAGACCACAAGTATCCTGGAAGAGATATCCAGAATAAAAGAAGATGAAGAGAAATTCGAAAAGGATTTTGCACATATCCTGGATAAAACCGCTATAGATACTTCTGAAGATGACTCTGAGGAAGAGGATGAGAACACCTCCACTGAAGAAGACGATGCTTCTGAAAACAACATCCTGGAAGAAGAGGAAGACCTTGAGATAGGCATACTGCTTCCAAGATCACCAAACTTCGGTCCTCCAAAAAAGCCACTCATTGACATAAAGGATGAAGAAGAGGAAGAAACTTCTGAGGACATGGATGAGGACATCTCCATTGATGAAAAGGAAGAGGAGAAAGAGATCACTCTTCAACCTGAAGAAGAGAGCGAAGTGGGCGAAGACACGTCCGAAGAACCAGAACTGCTATCAGATGCCGGAGATGAAGTTGAAGCTGAGAAAGCAGTAGCGGATAAAGAGGAAAAAGGGGAACCGGGTGTTCTTGATAAGATCAAACAACTCTTCAAGCAAAAGGAGATGGTGATCGAACCCTATGACCCTGAAGTACACGGACCTATCACGGAATTCAAGGGTGTTGAAGGATACGAAGAGGTCGAACGTTACTGGGTGAACGAACCCTATGCATTCATTGTCATCCTGTACAACGAGGACAAGAACAATCATCTATACTACATAGTAGAGCCGGAACTCACCGATTTCGAGACAACTTTCCTGAATGAGATAAAGGACAGGCTCAGGGATGTACTCCTTGTAGAGGATATCGACGAGGAAGAAGATGACAGGGAAGCTGTCCTTGACTCGAAGATAAGATCGATAATCCAGGATTACGCTATCGAGATAACACCTGATATGCTCGAAAAGATATCATACTATATCAAGAGGGATTTTGTCAGGTTCGGAAAGATAGACGCACTTATGATGGACGATTCCATTGAAGATGTATCCGGTAACGGTCATGACGTACCTATATTCCTTTACCACAGGGCGCACCACAACATTGCCACCAATGTTGTCTATCATGAGGATGAACTGAACTCGTTCATCATCCAGATGGCACAGAGAAGTGGAAAACACATCTCGGTAGCAGAACCAATGGTAGATGCGACCATGCCGGACGGTTCAAGGATACAGATGACCCTGGGTACAAGCGTTACCGCACACGGCAGTACATTCACCATCCGTAAGTTCAGCGATACACCGATAACACCTGTAGACCTCATCAAGTGGGGTACATTCTCGTCAGAATCCATGGCATACCTGTGGCTCTGTATCGAGAACAACAAGAGTCTTATCTATGCCGGAGGTACAGCATCCGGTAAAACATCATCACTTAACGCGGTCTCACTTTTCATTCCTGAAAAGGCCAAGATCATCACCCTTGAGGATACAAGGGAACTCAAACTGCCTCATCCGAACTGGATCCCGAGTGTTACAAGGGATTCTTTCACCGCAGATGAGAGAGGTGCAGTTGATATGTACGACCTGCTAAAGGCAGCACTCAGGCAGAGACCTGAATTCCTGCTTGTAGGTGAAGTGAGAGGTAAGGAAGCACTTACGCTCTTCCAGGCGATGTCCACAGGTCACACGACATTCTCCACTATGCACGCGGATTCAGTAGCATCTGCTATCCACAGACTGGAGAACCCGCCGATCAGTGTCCCTCGTACCATGATCCAGGCACTTGATATCATGAGCATCCAGTCCCAGACATATTCCAAAGGAAAACGTGTCAGAAGGAACATAAAACTGGTAGAGATCATCGATATCGATCCGAACACAAGGAACATCAGGACAAATGATATCTTCGTGTGGGATTCTGAGTCCGACATGTTCATCCGTACCGGCGAGTCAAAGGCGGTCTTCGACATCAAGATGAGACGTGGCTGGAACCAGGGTAAAGTGGATCAGGAACTGTACTACCGCCAGAAGATCCTGGAACACATGGTCAACAATGGTATCAACGATTTCCAGGAGATATCCGACATTATCAACGCTTACCAGTCGACACCTGAAAAGGTCCTGAGGAAACTTGGACTGGAATGA
- a CDS encoding UbiA family prenyltransferase, with product MASNVHTVCPCPGFRTDILKLFGLLWKEIVFGGHLFATGSVAVVIMCATLFGIPFGWDILAISYLMFYAIYLYDYSSGAPSDELTNSTRASYLQCKNRSMCMVIGASVLLVISLFAFSNVLTTLTGMLILALGLLYGGYFKKLTKKIPAFKNIFVSIVWAFMVLFVFVYYSLPVTYGALMLAIFIFIRMMNIQILFDVRDVEGDRAEGLLTVPAMFGEKRCSLILRLVNLLSIFYIAACVVIGMVPFMATAVIPVFYYGVGYINKVIRSKKNYMSYVYAACEPVMWMMLIVAGRFLTTFNVM from the coding sequence ATGGCATCCAATGTACATACAGTCTGTCCCTGTCCGGGGTTTAGAACCGATATTCTGAAGCTTTTCGGGCTTCTATGGAAAGAGATTGTATTTGGTGGCCATCTCTTCGCCACTGGTTCCGTTGCTGTGGTGATAATGTGTGCTACATTGTTCGGGATACCTTTCGGCTGGGATATACTGGCTATTTCATATCTGATGTTCTATGCAATATACCTCTATGACTATTCCAGTGGTGCTCCCTCGGATGAACTGACCAACAGTACACGTGCAAGTTATCTTCAATGTAAGAACAGGAGTATGTGCATGGTCATTGGAGCCTCTGTTCTTTTAGTCATCTCTCTTTTTGCCTTTTCTAATGTCCTGACCACTTTAACAGGTATGCTCATTCTGGCACTGGGTCTTCTTTATGGCGGTTATTTCAAGAAGCTCACAAAGAAGATACCTGCCTTTAAGAATATCTTCGTATCGATCGTCTGGGCCTTCATGGTCCTTTTTGTTTTTGTATATTATTCATTACCTGTTACTTACGGGGCTTTGATGCTTGCAATTTTCATTTTCATAAGGATGATGAATATCCAGATACTCTTTGATGTCAGGGATGTTGAAGGTGACAGGGCAGAGGGACTTCTGACGGTCCCTGCTATGTTCGGTGAAAAGAGATGTTCTCTCATACTGAGGCTGGTAAATCTTTTGTCCATATTCTATATTGCAGCATGTGTGGTCATCGGGATGGTCCCTTTTATGGCCACAGCTGTCATTCCTGTCTTCTATTATGGTGTGGGTTACATCAATAAAGTGATCAGGTCAAAGAAGAACTATATGTCCTATGTATATGCAGCATGTGAACCTGTGATGTGGATGATGCTTATTGTGGCAGGAAGATTCCTTACTACATTCAATGTGATGTGA